GATGTCGCAGCGACGCCGTGGCCCATCATCGTCGACAGGAGCCCCCCGATGAGCGACACCCCCCCACTCGATGGCCGCGGCCAGCCGATCGCCGAGATCGACGCGAGCCATCCGCAGTCGGCCCGGATCTACAACTACTGGCTGGGCGGCAAGGACAACTACCCGGTCGACCGGGAGATGGGCGAGCAGATCCGCCAGCTCCTTCCCGGGATCCCCGAGATGGCCCGCCACCAGCGCGCGTTCCTGATCCGGGTGGTGACCTACCTGGCCGGAGAGGTGGGCATCCGGCAGTTCCTGGACATCGGGACCGGCCTGCCCACTGCTAACAACACCCACGAGGTCGCCCAGCGGGTGGCTCCGGAGTCGCGCATCGTCTACGTCGACAACGACCCGGTGGTCCTGGTGCACGCTCGGGCTCTGCTGACCAGCAGCCCCCAGGGCGTCACCCAGTACGTCGACGCCGACCTGCGCGACCCCGACAAGATCCTGGCGGAGGCCAGCCGGACCCTGGACTTCGACCAGCCGGTGGCGGTCATGCTGCTGGGGATCATTCACCACCTGACCGACCACGACGAGGCCACTGCGGTGGTGAAGCGGCTGGTAGACGCCGTGGCCCCCGGCAGTTACCTGGTGATCACCCAAACCACCAACACCGTCACCGGGGCCGCCATGGACGAGGCCGTGCGCCAGTGGAACGAGGCCAGCCCGACCCCGATCGTCATCCGTACCCCCCAGCAGATCGCTGGCTTCTTCGATGGCCTGGAGCTGCTGGAACCGGGGGTTGTGTCCACCACCCAGTGGCGGCCCGATCCTGCCGACTCCGGCAGCCAGGAACCCATGGATGAGTTCTGCGCGGTGGGCCGCAAGCCCTGACCCGCGGCAGGCGCCGGTCCGGCAAGAGATCTACTGCGCTACCGCAGCAGCGGAAAGACCGTCGCATTGACGACGATGCCAAGGGCGACGCCGGCGAGGACCTGCGCCGGTGTGTGATCACCGACCTGGACCCGGGACCAGGCGATGAGGGCCACCAGCGGCCAGACGGCCAGCAGCGCCGGTCCGAACACCAGCGTCAGCACGGTGGCGGCGCCGGCCGCGATCGCGGCATGCACCGAGATCTTCCACCACAGCGTGACCACCCAGCCGCCGGCCACCCCGACCGCGATCGACGCCAGCAGGGCGACCATCTCAGCCGGGGCGTCCAAGGCCGCCAGCACGGCCAGCCCGAACAGGATCGAGGCGATGGCCACGCCCCCGAACCGGATGCGCTGCTTCCGGAGGCTGATGTTCCGGTCGCTGAGCCGCCCTCGTCGGACGCCGCGGAGGATGAGGGCATAGGGCAGCACGCTGGCGAACAGGGCCGCGATGGTGCCCCAGACGACCGCCATGGCCCGAGTCGGGCTGCTGACCCAGGCGACGGCCAGGGCCACGGCGACCAGGATCGGCGGCGGCGACAGCAACTCACCGACCAGCCGGGCACCCGCAAGCGTCGCGGGATGGGCTGTGCCAACTCCTGATCGCCGTACCTCATGCTCATCGTCGAGGCTTCCGATCGGTTCGGCGGGCATGGCGTACCTCAGGGCTGAGGGAACAGCAGCCGCCGCAGCGCCTCCTCCACCGCCGCGCGCGGATCGCCTGCGTCCGCGGGAGCCCGCCACGCGACGACGGCGTCCGGCCGCACGAGCACCGCGCCGTCGGGGCCGAGGCCGTAGGCCTGGGCGAACGTCTCGCCCTTGTCGACCAGGTCGCCGTCCGGTGCCACGCGGTAGCCGCGCACCGGGCAGCCGAGCGCGACGCCGGCCTGCGACGCGGCGTCCAGCCACCGCTGGCCGCCCGCTGCGGCCAGCAGGGCGAAGCCGCGGCCGAGGACGTCATGCACCGAGCCGGGCGCGCCGTCGATCTCCACCGGCAGGTGCGGGGCCCGCACCCCCACCCGCCCGGTCGGTGTGCGAGGGTTCTCCAGCACGGCCCCGTCGTCCCCGCCCTCCGGAAGCAGCCCGGCCGACCGGTACACCGGGCCGAGCTCGATCGACGCGTCGTCCATCGGGTCGGCGAGGTTCTCCCGGGAGAGCGTGGGGTCGACCCGCAGCACATAGCGTGTGTACGCCTGCTCGACGACGAGGTCGCACACCGGACGGCGCTCGGCGTCGTAGGTGTCCAGCAGGCCGGCGCCCGCGGTCCCGCCGACCACCGCGGCCAGCTTCCAGGCCAGGTTGTGCGCGTCGCCGATACCGGTGTTGCCGCCGAAGCCCCCGGTGGGCGGCATGACGTGGGCGGCGTCCCCGGCCAGGAACACCCTCCGGTCGCGGAAGCGCGACGCGTGCGCCGCCGCGGCCGTCCAGCGCTGCACGTTGTCGATCTCGACCGGGATGTCCGCGCGGCCGAGCGCCTTTCGGACCAGCTCGGTCGCCCAAGCCGTGTCCATGGTCTCGCCGACGGCGGTGTTCTTCGTGCCGTCCGGGTCGATGGTGGAGAACACCGCGAGGAAGCCGGAGTCGCCGGTGATGGAGAACCGGAAGAACCCGAGCAGCTCCGGGTGGTTGACGTAGACCACGCTGAGGTTGCGGTCCCCGATGAGCTCGCGCAGGTCCGCGCGGAAGTAGATGGTGACGCAGTCGGCGAACGCCCCGCGCCCGGCCAGTTCGATGCCACAGCGCCTCCGGACCGGGCTGTGCGCG
The Actinomycetota bacterium genome window above contains:
- a CDS encoding FAD-dependent monooxygenase; the encoded protein is MSDRQVPVLIVGGSLVGLSTSLLLAAQDVPHLLVERHRGTAVHPRAASFHQRTMEIFRSVGLQAEIESASAQEFVQNGAIVSVESLASPEMKFFFRNFNEGVEALSPASRLFITQIGLEPLLRRSAQERGAEHAYATELVSFEQDDDGVTAVLRPRDGGAEQTVRADYLVAADGAHSPVRRRCGIELAGRGAFADCVTIYFRADLRELIGDRNLSVVYVNHPELLGFFRFSITGDSGFLAVFSTIDPDGTKNTAVGETMDTAWATELVRKALGRADIPVEIDNVQRWTAAAAHASRFRDRRVFLAGDAAHVMPPTGGFGGNTGIGDAHNLAWKLAAVVGGTAGAGLLDTYDAERRPVCDLVVEQAYTRYVLRVDPTLSRENLADPMDDASIELGPVYRSAGLLPEGGDDGAVLENPRTPTGRVGVRAPHLPVEIDGAPGSVHDVLGRGFALLAAAGGQRWLDAASQAGVALGCPVRGYRVAPDGDLVDKGETFAQAYGLGPDGAVLVRPDAVVAWRAPADAGDPRAAVEEALRRLLFPQP
- a CDS encoding phosphatase PAP2 family protein, with the protein product MLSPPPILVAVALAVAWVSSPTRAMAVVWGTIAALFASVLPYALILRGVRRGRLSDRNISLRKQRIRFGGVAIASILFGLAVLAALDAPAEMVALLASIAVGVAGGWVVTLWWKISVHAAIAAGAATVLTLVFGPALLAVWPLVALIAWSRVQVGDHTPAQVLAGVALGIVVNATVFPLLR
- a CDS encoding SAM-dependent methyltransferase, producing the protein MSDTPPLDGRGQPIAEIDASHPQSARIYNYWLGGKDNYPVDREMGEQIRQLLPGIPEMARHQRAFLIRVVTYLAGEVGIRQFLDIGTGLPTANNTHEVAQRVAPESRIVYVDNDPVVLVHARALLTSSPQGVTQYVDADLRDPDKILAEASRTLDFDQPVAVMLLGIIHHLTDHDEATAVVKRLVDAVAPGSYLVITQTTNTVTGAAMDEAVRQWNEASPTPIVIRTPQQIAGFFDGLELLEPGVVSTTQWRPDPADSGSQEPMDEFCAVGRKP